The segment AAGGAGAATTTTAGAAAGCTGATAGGCTGGCTACATGTATATCTCATAGTAGTGATGTGCACAGGAGGGTAGACCCCACTCACTGTGTGAACAcaacagcagctggggaggtgAAAACTCTTCCCTCATATGAATCATAAAGGAACATTTGTGCAGCCTGCCAGGCTGGACTAGAAACCTAAAGTCCTAGTGGACACAGCACAGAAGTCATAATGAGAAGAGGggagctgtgagaagcaggaggagacaggaagaaaaatctgggTTTGAGCTATTATGGCAACAAAACTGGTTGTCAGGGTCTCCAAGACTAATAAAAGGTTTAAGTCAATGCCCCAGCAGTGAAATAACATGCTGATAATATACAAGCCAACAGGAATGGGCGTGAAATGTCTACATGGAAAAAAGACAGCGCTGGCTTTTGCCCTGGATATCAGTGGCTTCATATCTACATTTACAAGCTGAAACATTGCAAACATTGCAAACATCTTTTTCCAGTGGCAAGCACTTCCTCTGACTAGAGAGGGGTCTTTCAGCTACTACTGTGCAGCTTGTAAACAGTTCATAAAAGGGCAGCATTTGAAGTGCATTGGAAGTAAATATTTGAGTTCCATGTCTCTCATTCTGGTCTTAAAAGTGTAAAGCACTATTTCCTCACACTGTAGAGAAATATGAACTGTAACTAGTTTGTGACCATGAAAATGAGATAATGATGTATATAATTTAACTTTTTGCATAAGCAGGGCAACCTATACTTATTCATTAATATCAGCTTGAGTGTGAGTGCTGCTCTGTTCTGTATGAGGGTTTATTTAATTGCACCAAGTAGGGCAGAAAATAGGTTTAAAATATAAGAATTATTTAgaagttgaaaaatattttaaaaaattattcatctGTTATTGTAGACTCAAACAACTGAAAACTTCCTTAGTAGTATTgctattgatttttctttttaaatttttttttaatttaataatattttgctATGTCCAAGTCAATGCTAATCCATGGAACtggcaaaggaaaaatgaagagaaaaattggTATGAATGTGTTCTGCTATACCTCTTTCTCCAGCCTGTAAATTTTCACCTATGGAGCTAGTCTTTCTAGAGAGTACTACACCAAGGCAGATAATCAGCTGAACATGCTGGGGCTTAAAGCTGTTTGAGGGCTGGGTTTGAGGGGCAGGAGGCGATTGGCTAACATACAATTATCTAGTACTGCACTCTCAGACATGCTTTGAATGTGGGCCTTCCAGTTGTCCTGTCAGCAACCATCTCCAGGCCAGCTCTGTCACCACAACTGGATTTAAGCTCTGTCACTGGAGTCTGATACTGTGAGGGCCCACCACAGGCTGGTCAGGCTACTGTCCCACAGGGTGACTTCAGCCTTCAGTTAGCACTGACATCAGAGATGATCTGTGCCTCAGTCTGCACAGACCTGAGCATGGACCACCACAGGGCAGCCCTTCTGGTTCTGGGCTCTGGAAAGCAAATTAATGGAAAGGTAAGGGTAGCACCACCAGTGGCAGGAttacatttctgtttccattaGGTACTGAGCATTTTCACTGAGTGTCCTTTACAAAAAACTTACAGTCCCAAGAGTTTGCTTAATTAAGTACTTAACAACTTTCcacaagatttattttcctccttcaaaGACCTCTGCCTTCTGACTGGGGCTCAGCATCCTTCTGGCATGGCGCCACCTTCTCCTCAGGGGTGTCCGTCTGCCTCTGCAACCTGCAGGTATCTCTGGCACCTGTGTGGTGCAGggccacagcccctggcagttGGTCAGATagattctgcttttctgatcCCTGATCAGTAGCTAGCTTTCTTTACTTTAGCTGAAACACTTTTCTCTAGTCAGTGGAAAAGTGACCCTTCCCTCTGTTCAGTGGAAGCAGGATGTTGTGTGGCCATAAATGTGCATTCTTCCATGGGAGTAACAGAGTGATTACATAACTGTGTAAAGGAGGTGtcccacccaaaattcactgTTTCTGCTCTACTGAAGGCTACATCTTATCCAGCAGAtactctccctttctttccatCAGCTACAAATGTGATTTCCATAAATGAACTACTGTCTACTCAAGAAATATTAGGGTTGAGCTTTGATTAacttttctgtgctctttttttttgttttaagtaaaTATTGCAGGCCTTAAAATACTAAACCCTCCACACATTGTGTCTTTTAATTGCTTATACTAATCCTTACACTTAATTTTAAGAACTTGAAGaatttgaagttttctttcctaaagCTTCTCAGAAAAGCCTTTCTCCAACCTTTTTACTGTTTTAGCTGAGAGATTTGGTTACAGCATATGATAGTGTATTGATTACACATGATAAGGTTTAAAACTACCTTTACGAAACATTGCAGTTTCATTTGGGGAGGTGTCAGTATATTTTAATTGTTGAATATATTCTAAATTACTTTGTTAAGTATCTAGAGTGCTTAGAGGATAAAATACATGAGAAGACAGTAACAAACCAGTGGATAGACTACTGCTTTCAGCATTGTATAATCATTCACACTTGCGCAAAGCAAGTGTGGGTGCTATTAAAACACTGACAGTATCTTTGAAGTGTTTAATGAAAGGTTTAATTTATACTGTGAGATAAACACATGCTGGAGAATAGCCCCAGAATCAGCTCAACCTCACACTGGCAAAACAAGGTCAGATCAAAGACTGTTCTTCCTGCATTGTCAAGATCTTTTAAACACCTCCCCTTCATTGAATTAACCTTGCAACATGCAGTTTTACATCTAAATTCATCTAAAATATAGTTGTGAGATGAAATATGACTTTTCTTATGCTTATACTTCAAAATCTATGCTTATGCAGTATTCTTACAACTTTGaaagccatttttattttaatgaataaattcagcttttttcctccagtaatttaatttgttgtgtgtttttacagctttcttttgttatttgttttttttgtttgtagttTAAAAGATCTTATCCAAAGTGAAGATGTGAAACCCAAGCTGCAGTACATCATGACTAACCCTTCCTTTTCTATGGTAACATGCCAAAGTGAAGACAGTGGAATAACCTGGGAAACCAGCTCAAGCAGATGTTCTACTCCCTGGACCTCAGAAACTAGTACAACTTCTGATCTTTACAGTATGGAAAGTTCACCAGTAGGTTCTCCTCCAGGAAAAGTTATCTTTATTATGGATGAAGGCAAGATCATTCGGAAAAGGACACGCAAATCTTCAAATAGGGTGCCAATGGCTACAAGACAAAAGGGAGGCCAGTGCAATAAAAAGCGTGACTCTTCTGGAATGCAAAGGCAAGAACCAAGAACTGTCCTAGGAGATGTGCAAGCCTCCACATTGAATGTAGAGCAGGTGGAAGCACAAGACACAGATGAGGAAATGTTGGACAACAAAGAGGATCAAGAGAATATCGCAGAAGAGCCCGTAAAACGTGCTCCAATAAGATCAATATTTAGGGAGAGCAGACTGAGAAAAGTTGGTCCAATTCTTGGAGGACCAGTACAAGCTAGAATCCAACTGTTCAACTCAATTTTTGGAGGAACTGGGCAAGCCCCTGAAACATTGGAGAAGAACAGAATCCGGAGAAATAGCTCAGCTTCAGGAGATTCTGAAAAGTTCCTTGAAACATCAGTAAAAGAAAGATTGCAGAAGTTCGGTTCACTCTCCACATATCCAAAACATTTCCAGGGAGCAAGAAGTAAAATTCTTGAAACGCCTTCAGAGAGAAGAAGGAAGCAAAGAGAGCAACTCACAGAACAAGCAAATCAAAGCTTTTCTTCACCAACACCACTTCTTGAAAAACAGCTTACTAAGAAAAATGATGTTTCATCTGAAAGTATTGAACCttataaaatgaaagaatcAACTCTTCaacatgaagaaagaaaagagaggcaACCTCTTTTAGAGACTACAAATCAGGTTTCAGGACATTTACTGAAGAATGAAGAAGaagccagggagcagcaaagTCATTCAGCCACAGCCAGAACATCAATAACAGAGTCAACAACCTCCACACCATTCAAGTCTGACAAGAAACAAGTGCTGCTTCCCTCAGccaaaaatgcaaacaagaaACCAGACcaatccctgctgccagcatcGGATCATCTGGATGAAGTGAAGAAGCAGGAAGTTCAGCCTAATTCTGCACCACAGTCTGTTTCAGCAGATTTTGTTAGTGAATTAGACAGACCAAGTTCCCAGCATATTTTGCCTACAGAATCTATGTCAGAACATCCTGAGAGGGAAACAGAGAAGTCTTACTTACCTGATGTTCCATCAGCTAAATCCAGTTATCCCACTTCAACTGAAATAAGAGAGGAAGATATTATTCCTCAGTCATCAGAAGCTGCACAGTCTGAGTCTGAACACGTGCTTTTACCACATTctggaaatgaaacagaaaagcaagaaactGAGTGCCCATCATCAACTGCACTGTCAGAATCAGCAGTTTCAGGTGTAATGTATTCAGCTGAAAGAGAATGGGGTCAAAAGACCCCATCTTCAGGAACTCAAAATGTTCATTTGGAGAACCAAACAAAGTCTGAACAAGACttttcacttcagaaaacaaagaagcaaGGAACTAAATTAAAACCACCAATTCCTGAAAATATAGATTCTAAATATTTTGGCATTTCATATCCTGTTCatacagaaagagaagaaacagagaaaacttCAGCTACAAATAAAGCAGTAGATTTTGATCACTCTGATTTTTCcattgaagaaaacaaacaagctgaAGGTGGGCAAATGGAGATGGAGCATCCAGACCTTTCATATTCCACCGAAGAAACTGGAGAATCAGAGACAACACAGATGGAGACAGAGCATCTGGATTTCTCTTCTCCCaaagaagaaacagaggaaTTGAAGGGTGAACAGATGGAGATGGAGCACCCAGACTTCTctttttccaggaaagaaaTAGAGGAACCAGGAAGTGGACAGCTAGAGACAGAACTTCCAGATTTCTCATATTCCAAGGAAGAAACAGAGGGATCAGAGAGTGCAATACCAGATACAGACTACCCAGAACTGCTTTTTTccacaaaagaaagagaaaaatcagggaGAACCCAACTGGAGACAGAACAACCAGAATTTTCTTCCAAGGAAGAAACAATAGAACCAGAGAGTGCACAGCTGGAGATGGAGCATccagacttttctttttccagggaagaaatggaagaatCGGACAACacacagctggaggcagaggtCTCCAGCTATGATAGATCTAAGGATCTATCATATTCTAGAGAAAAAATGGTGGAATCAGAGAGTGCACAGCTGGAGATGGGTCATCCAGACTCTTCTTCAACCCAGGAAGTAGTCAAGGAAATGCAAAGTGGACGGCTGGAAAATGAACATCAAGTTTTGCTTTCcagggaagaaacagaaaaccaagCATTAAGTCCTTTTGAACAGGAACAGCCTTATTcccctgaaaaagaaaaacaagaagaaaaaaaggagcttGCACAGGTACATTCAGATTTATCATGTTTGAtggaggaagcagagaaagaaaacactgcagaacTCCAGTTGGTACATCCAGATAGATTTGATTCCACTAGAAGGGCTGAGATACAACAAACTGGGTATctggaaacagcattttcagattTACCACATCCCATtaataaaacaaaggaaaaagaactgtCACAAACTGACAAAGGAAAACAGCCACAGCCTGTACAGCAGGATTCACAGTCTGAAGGTAAGCTGGATTcctctgccatggcagtgcAAGGAGAAGCTACTCAACTGCAGTCAGAGCTTCCAATTTGGCCACATTCTACcagaaaagaacaggaaaataaaacttcacAGCTGAAGGTGAAACAGCCAGAGACAACATCTTCTGCTGGCAAAACAGAACATCAAAAATTGCAACCAAAGCTGGAAGAAAGTGACACACTGTATTCCCAGGGAGACACGGTACAAGTAGCTGTACAGAGAAACTTAGAAGGTCCAGAGCCATCATGTTTCATTAGTGAAGCAGAGCAGCATGAAAATGTACAAGTAGTTTCAGAAAAGAGGGATTTCTCATTTATCACTGAAGAAGCGACACAAGGAGTCAAGTCCGGAATTTTGCGTTCACAATTGACTGACAGAGCAAAGCCCTGGAAAACAACACAAATGGAGCAGGAGcaatcttttccttcctgttccACTGCTGGTACTCAGCAACAGGAAACACCACCACTGAATGTGCCCCAGCCAGAGGTTTCACAGTCCTTTGGCAGAATGGAACAAGATACAGTACAAAGAGAGGtgaaacagcaggaaacagaCCAACAAGAAGCTCTGCAAATGGGAACAGAGTATTCAAGTATTTCAGAAAGCCTGGGTAAAGAAGAGCCACAGGTCACAGACCAAAATAATTCGGCACAGCAAGAAATAGCTCAAACACGGTTTGTGCATCCGTCTTTGCCATATTCATTCAGTAAACAAATGcaagaagaaatgcaaacagaGCCAGCATAtccagaaaaaacattttatgtaagtacagaaacagagaaggaaattgtTCAACACAAATCAGAGCAACAAGAAATAGTACATCCAGACCTGGAGCAAACATTTTTGCCTCCTTCCAGTGAAAAAGAAGCTccactggaaatggaaataactTCGGAATATCCAGATTTGCCATGTTCCTCTCATGagcaagaaaaattattgaaaaaccCAACCTTACCATTCCATTTGAAGCAACAAGAAACTGAACCAGTAATGGTGGAACATCCAGATGTTTCATGGGACAGTGGTGAATCAAAACAAGTTGATATTATGGAGCAGGAGTCAGGACATCCAGAGCTCTCATACACCATGGGAGAAACTCAGCAAAAATCAGAACATTTGGATTCACAAGGAAGCCTGAGTGAAGCAGCACAAGatgaaaatatggaaatagAATCTCAATACCGAAATCAGTCATGCTCACAACTGGATTCAAAATATTCAGATTCATCCTTTTCCTTTGGTAAAGGCAAAGAACAATCAACCCAAAAGTTTAAGTCTAAACATCAAGAATTGCCTAAAGTAGGTAAAAAAAGAGCTTCTCCAGCAACTGCACAAATAGAGTCAAAACATACGGAAATTGCACCATGGGAAATGAAGCATCCTGATTTGTCACATTCCACTGGTGAGACAAGCCAGGAAGAAGTAGCACCATTGGatcaaaaacacagaaaactttcttttggcagagaaaagcagcagaaagccaCAGAGCAGGAGTTAGAGCAAGAAAAGTTAACATATTCTCCCAATAAAAGAGACACTTCAGAACATGCCCAGGAGGTCTCAGAAGAACCAAATTTATCATTTTCCATTGATAGGCCAGATGATGAAAGGATACCACCAGAGGTGGAGCATACTGATGTGATATCTCCTCTGGACATCACAGAGGTACAACAAAGAGtaaaagaaacagagcaaacTTATCCCTTTGGacaaatggaacagaaaacaGCTCAGCCAGAAGTGGAAATTTCACATTTGTCACGTTCTGTGGGTGcagcagaggaaacagaaatggCAGAACCAGGGCAGGGACATTCTGATTTGCCTTACTCTGCTTTCAAAGTAGGAGGGCTGCAAACATCACAGCTGAAACCTGAACACCCTGGGCTAGCACATTCCCTCAACAAAGCGCAGGAAACCATCCAGCTGGGATTGGAGAAGCCAGGTGCATTGTATGATCATGACAAAATGGAGCAAATCCcacctgcacagctggagccaggccaTGCAAGCTTGGCACCCCTGGCCAGGGAAGTGGAGCAACGAGGGATGGAGCACACAGCTGTGGAATGCTCTAAAGAGGAACAGTctgtcagcagagcagagcattcACAAGCTGCAAAGGAGAAACAGAGAATTCCAGATGCACCATCCCCAAGTGGAAAAATGGAGCAAGGAGGAATGTTAAAAGCAGAGCCAAAGGATCCTGATCCACCGCATTACATTGATAAAGGAAAGCCACAAAGAACTACACAACCAGTGTTAGAAACACCAGATCTGTCATCTGGCACAACAGAGCAAGGACAAactgctggagaggagaagcaagGCTTCTTGCATTCTTTCAAAAGGGAGGCAAAAGGCAAGAAAGCACAGACAGAATTGGGACATTTAGAATTATGTCATTCTCTCAGTGAGGCAGAACAAGAAACTTTAAATGCAAAATCACACCATTCAGATTTATCTGCTGGCACATTAGAGCACCATGAAATCATACAGCCAGAGGCAGAAATAATGGATTTATCATATTCAGTTGGTGAAACACAGCAAACTCAAATTGCTGATGAGGATTTGGAGTGCCTGGATTTATTTCATTCCACTGGCACAATAGAGCAAAAAAAGATTCAACCAGAGCAAGAAAAGACAAATGAGTTTTCATCATCTCTcaaaaaagcagaggaatgGAAAGATGCAGGAATGCAAGCAGAACACCCTGAGCTACAGTGCTCTATGGAGAATACAGAAGGACTGCAAAATTCCCAAACAAACTCAGAATATGCAGATTTGTCATTCTCTGTTGGCACAGCAGAACCTCATAAAACAACTCAGCCAGAGCTGAAAGAACAGAGTTTGTTGCATTCATCTGTCAAAACAGAGCCATCATGGGCTGCTCTACACGAGTCTGAACGTGCAAATGTCATGGATGCCATGGGCAAAGTACTGCACACAGATTTGTCCTCTTCTGttagtgaagaaaaacaaagtgcaCAGCTGGAGATCAaacaggagaggagaagctATACATTACACCCAGAGGAAATAGTGCAACTAAAATTGGAGCAACCAGTGTTTTCAAGTCCTCATGGCATGGAACAGCAACCAAATACATCCACAGTGGAAGGGGAGTTCCCAGACTTTTTGTATTCCTctggcaaaacagaaaaacaggatGCTACACAAGCAGGGTTCACTCCTGATATTTCGTATTCCACAGGAAAATCAGAGCAGTTGCAACCAGAAAAACTGAATTCAAAACAACCAGATTTGTCATACTCTCTTGGCAAAGCAGAGACTCCTGTAATAAAGCCACTAGATTTATCATATTCCTGTGGCAAGGCAGATCAACCACAGactgcccagctggagcatcCAGAGAAACCATATTTCACTGGCGAAACAAAGTGGAGGGATGACATCCAACCAGAACAGCCACATGTTAGTTTGCAGTCCTCTGATGTTGAAACAGAGCAGCCAGAAACACCTTCTGTAGCACATACCTTTGTCAGGACCAAGGAGCAGGGAACTGTGCAACCAGATTTCAAACAATCAGATTTATTAAGTCCTActtgcaaagcagaaaagcatGAAATGGCCCCACTGAGAGCAGGATATTCACAGAAGCAAGACACTGGTGCTCCTTCATCTCGAAGTGCTCAGCTGGAAACTGAACAACAAAATTTATCATTTTCCACTGAGGAAGCAGACAGCCACAAAATTCAACCATATTCATCTCTTACTGAACAAACAGTGCCTGTACCTTTGGGTGCTTCACACGCT is part of the Camarhynchus parvulus chromosome Z, STF_HiC, whole genome shotgun sequence genome and harbors:
- the CMYA5 gene encoding LOW QUALITY PROTEIN: cardiomyopathy-associated protein 5 (The sequence of the model RefSeq protein was modified relative to this genomic sequence to represent the inferred CDS: deleted 1 base in 1 codon); translation: MEGSRSAECDRASETSFFIGDEEEEEEEEEEEEEEDEEEEAVDPEEAEELTNSLKDLIQSEDVKPKLQYIMTNPSFSMVTCQSEDSGITWETSSSRCSTPWTSETSTTSDLYSMESSPVGSPPGKVIFIMDEGKIIRKRTRKSSNRVPMATRQKGGQCNKKRDSSGMQRQEPRTVLGDVQASTLNVEQVEAQDTDEEMLDNKEDQENIAEEPVKRAPIRSIFRESRLRKVGPILGGPVQARIQLFNSIFGGTGQAPETLEKNRIRRNSSASGDSEKFLETSVKERLQKFGSLSTYPKHFQGARSKILETPSERRRKQREQLTEQANQSFSSPTPLLEKQLTKKNDVSSESIEPYKMKESTLQHEERKERQPLLETTNQVSGHLLKNEEEAREQQSHSATARTSITESTTSTPFKSDKKQVLLPSAKNANKKPDQSLLPASDHLDEVKKQEVQPNSAPQSVSADFVSELDRPSSQHILPTESMSEHPERETEKSYLPDVPSAKSSYPTSTEIREEDIIPQSSEAAQSESEHVLLPHSGNETEKQETECPSSTALSESAVSGVMYSAEREWGQKTPSSGTQNVHLENQTKSEQDFSLQKTKKQGTKLKPPIPENIDSKYFGISYPVHTEREETEKTSATNKAVDFDHSDFSIEENKQAEGGQMEMEHPDLSYSTEETGESETTQMETEHLDFSSPKEETEELKGEQMEMEHPDFSFSRKEIEEPGSGQLETELPDFSYSKEETEGSESAIPDTDYPELLFSTKEREKSGRTQLETEQPEFSSKEETIEPESAQLEMEHPDFSFSREEMEESDNTQLEAEVSSYDRSKDLSYSREKMVESESAQLEMGHPDSSSTQEVVKEMQSGRLENEHQVLLSREETENQALSPFEQEQPYSPEKEKQEEKKELAQVHSDLSCLMEEAEKENTAELQLVHPDRFDSTRRAEIQQTGYLETAFSDLPHPINKTKEKELSQTDKGKQPQPVQQDSQSEGKLDSSAMAVQGEATQLQSELPIWPHSTRKEQENKTSQLKVKQPETTSSAGKTEHQKLQPKLEESDTLYSQGDTVQVAVQRNLEGPEPSCFISEAEQHENVQVVSEKRDFSFITEEATQGVKSGILRSQLTDRAKPWKTTQMEQEQSFPSCSTAGTQQQETPPLNVPQPEVSQSFGRMEQDTVQREVKQQETDQQEALQMGTEYSSISESLGKEEPQVTDQNNSAQQEIAQTRFVHPSLPYSFSKQMQEEMQTEPAYPEKTFYVSTETEKEIVQHKSEQQEIVHPDLEQTFLPPSSEKEAPLEMEITSEYPDLPCSSHEQEKLLKNPTLPFHLKQQETEPVMVEHPDVSWDSGESKQVDIMEQESGHPELSYTMGETQQKSEHLDSQGSLSEAAQDENMEIESQYRNQSCSQLDSKYSDSSFSFGKGKEQSTQKFKSKHQELPKVGKKRASPATAQIESKHTEIAPWEMKHPDLSHSTGETSQEEVAPLDQKHRKLSFGREKQQKATEQELEQEKLTYSPNKRDTSEHAQEVSEEPNLSFSIDRPDDERIPPEVEHTDVISPLDITEVQQRVKETEQTYPFGQMEQKTAQPEVEISHLSRSVGAAEETEMAEPGQGHSDLPYSAFKVGGLQTSQLKPEHPGLAHSLNKAQETIQLGLEKPGALYDHDKMEQIPPAQLEPGHASLAPLAREVEQRGMEHTAVECSKEEQSVSRAEHSQAAKEKQRIPDAPSPSGKMEQGGMLKAEPKDPDPPHYIDKGKPQRTTQPVLETPDLSSGTTEQGQTAGEEKQGFLHSFKREAKGKKAQTELGHLELCHSLSEAEQETLNAKSHHSDLSAGTLEHHEIIQPEAEIMDLSYSVGETQQTQIADEDLECLDLFHSTGTIEQKKIQPEQEKTNEFSSSLKKAEEWKDAGMQAEHPELQCSMENTEGLQNSQTNSEYADLSFSVGTAEPHKTTQPELKEQSLLHSSVKTEPSWAALHESERANVMDAMGKVLHTDLSSSVSEEKQSAQLEIKQERRSYTLHPEEIVQLKLEQPVFSSPHGMEQQPNTSTVEGEFPDFLYSSGKTEKQDATQAGFTPDISYSTGKSEQLQPEKLNSKQPDLSYSLGKAETPVIKPLDLSYSCGKADQPQTAQLEHPEKPYFTGETKWRDDIQPEQPHVSLQSSDVETEQPETPSVAHTFVRTKEQGTVQPDFKQSDLLSPTCKAEKHEMAPLRAGYSQKQDTGAPSSRSAQLETEQQNLSFSTEEADSHKIQPYSSLTEQTVPVPLGASHAVSETSPEGSPKSSPVTGGSPPKHLEISYSSSKTEHSETALPEPRSSFARKEVENTESLLHLRVAAKSEAKYEILPEVEREQTPHYFHTAIQLESEQLNLSYSTDKTESLESQDYLTVPSKLQSEPSVPFYSADETCQQEVPTYSKPVSEYMIPTQSLAKQENKKMQPFITQPIQSECEHVIPPHNEQQLQKIQLSSPETASLKTAHLESTSQVHDQEKPESSLLDTIYLSPDQLRSSPKFTTEQYEQKMQPDVQTVPRSVTTESKVTGVADQPAVSSESFIPFHKLPGKSELEKPVSVALTDDEEKQNIPSSLSDVADMLGKQSNKFSAIYTEGEHKCEMQQGFEDQKHTTLGHLGVVSSDLVHETVAQKIQHYSGELGSLSSAEIKPLSSSSEKKQNPDIPSFGLASWLAEEMKACSISPIGAAEVDTQGIQLTPNEASDFGSFPSGSCTEFTVHGTTETKGHTFGVSESVSNKFSYRKSSDTSPRTQRYDLPSLVGDNQSPDKLLEHETSTLNPTKIEAMQHLEVSKMSEVPEHYLRGEEEEMEHACAVEDSQCALETTEQKDLFNIISEGYEILNIHAPTHISSVDQEESKHMPDKLEYLETNPSFARKSIEDGQRALTSRRTTEISEGSVLGRTASHELIELVKKDDDEETEETQEENLLLPENNNCAKLDPNNGTADMDYFEKYTLIDDKSPIKPQFERRISLSPVTEDPNESIEEAKPFKESTEADTLEEFSLLEDLDEVFYGTIKGESKMQSYTDASKPLPLQKSIDSSNKSITNVEDECKSPGTPLFDSEEGVLERSLLFPTTVAAVNPELLEEPPALSFLYKDLYAEAVGEKTKDETPSDEESGNSNASFPSRNSDTDDGTGIYFEKYILKDEIPSKAIGPQKDQIPEDESFSGGILVLSSDNNQEEGSDDVQYVKPEVLSERVVMERDKFQIGSNIQATICKPTHAIPFGSKTVLSGAGTDITEQREEENVPVERTEELPEQPSQQRYSHQVDYQGAAYQEASTEQEERQDITAFPEMEEYVPYVRAPTEDSVDDQFTQEHLSCVPTIQQTENPGLQREEQHGDVYEDFAESMDYDVITQEELLQDEISSQFTHEELLFEDRDSFDHAADSYEFVNEPEQRTPVELEDSGFVVMYPEKSATNIPQVESPQRELKKAQVDTYCYHCKCPISAIDKLFGEHKDHEVTTLDDAASKMKDQLSKLLTALEEKSMKIEEFVSAIELRFNSVEENCKKNADLLEKQNEEMLKKVVAQYDEKSENFEEVKKMKMEYLYEQMVNFQQTVDSAKETLETTVKETDEVDGFVFLNSSKELNKRLLSAMDTTLSLEKVPSAFSLFEHYADSPGQSNQHSLQHVAVPQTPTVIPQEPNSATSTSIAIYWAVNDGDTIDCFQVYCTEELQASKDAGALVEEYRVTVKESHCILEDLEPDRCYSVWVMAVNGTGCSLPSEKAVFKTAPAVPTIRAEDCTVCWDTATVRWRTASASAESFILEYCRQHSPEGEGLRSFTGIKKPELKVSLEPNVNYFFYLRAVNPFGTSEQSEAALISTKGTRFHLLSDTAHPALQISSNATVIHLPEKTKLTGFPSVLGELLPAQGCHYWEIVVSACRSYRIGICYEAITQSSVLGLSDTSWCMRCCPTQTSFLYRFLHTGVMSDIHVTEHLARIGILLDYSSGRLLFFNAERGLVLFAIRHKFTDAAHPAFALEKAGVLTLCTGMELPEFVKQS